A region of Cataglyphis hispanica isolate Lineage 1 chromosome 8, ULB_Chis1_1.0, whole genome shotgun sequence DNA encodes the following proteins:
- the LOC126851803 gene encoding structural maintenance of chromosomes protein 4, with translation MISNSQERINTSDMEVDESNKEYDTDEEGGMRIDDDIYIPPPLKTFCEVDTTGPRLMITKIVNVNFKSYAGTTTIGPFHKSFSAIVGPNGSGKSNVIDSMLFVFGYRASKIRSKKISILIHNSSEYSNLNSCTVSVHFQKIIDKELEGDYEVIPNSEFVISRTAFKDNLSYYELDKKKVQFKEIAKVLRSHGVDLDHNRFLILQGEVEQIALMKPKGQHENDTGMLEFLEDIIGTSRYKEPLAKLADKIEVLTECRLEKLHRLRVVQKEKESLEEPMEEAMQYLKIENTIIRLQHQLYHCKRSEAVKELAEHVAKNDTLDKEQTALMNEMTNVRQQKEEKTKVIKEKSKKWNALQQQKDDATAKFDKLRKQDESLHAELIETNKRRKDNIATMKTEKNKMEELLNVPEKNTKDIEECEKLIETYMTNKEKEETALTTLMAGLRTQTEPLLNERSDLEKELISLRKNVDQAKAAYDIAQSELELYISVEKVEKEKLESLRESVERTTSTLKERQKQLDLFERKIPATQNSLKQAQDELNDAKRREVEKVAQLKKMQMTFEEKRSAMQASTSRNRILDALMREKREGRMPGIFGRLGDLGAIDVKYDVAISTACGPLDNIVVDTVDTAQTCITYLRQHNIGRATFIPLEKQQRFLSKCHSKIQTPENVHRLFDLIKVEDERVLPAFYYALHDTLVAQDLDQATRIAYGRTRYRVVTLKGELIELSGTMSGGGRTVLRGRMGQKVVRSEPSSTDIEKLQSQLDAIFEECNNLRTKQQPLEQQIHVLTTALQDMKMDRQKFSIEVQTLREQEPSLQVQLKAQEKKAANSISDPKKVAQLQQALDAAKLHLDEVEESSASVEKEVARINSKIDDISGNRVRDQQKKIAQLTKSIDKAKAEVCRLQVAIKTAERNLKKTEKYIDTLQSDVHACEERLRNIKNEKLELEESAKVILNELKELNEALTERDDAMSSLRDELNELQASEDKMKAVKIDLDQKLHESRKLLKELQHVIPEYNRKIAELELRSIPRETLEPLKDLTEEEIDELDAKIVAQNLQKARKKLPDQIPNMKIIADYQEKDALYIRRVAELEEMTLTRNKMREVYETARRRRIQEFQDGFSLITTKLKELYQMITLGGDAELELVDSLDPFSEGIAFSVRPPKKSWKSISNLSGGEKTLSSLALVFALHHYKPTPLYFMDEIDAALDFKNVSIVGNYIKERTKNAQFIIISLRSNMFELADYLVGIYKTRNCSKSVTLNLGRYYENNGIAPPTQLTSKTYASQATQRTQVLLTQCSQAARKENTAPVNNNQNNAKETQSNEEKVLSTKNDNTKEVLNGENNSSPHAKNNKANEISLNVEETSIVKNNDAKKKPQKEQPEVNGLSLPDLSICSTPPSRRSDRLARKSASINKSVNKEPINKKRKLK, from the exons ATGATTAGTAATTCTCAAGAAAGAATTAACACCTCCGACATGGAGGTTGATGAATCGAACAAGGAATATGACACTGACGAGGAGGGTGGTATGAGAATCGATGATGATATATACATTCCACCGCCACTGAAAACCTTCTGCGAGGTTGATACAACTGGTCCAAGACTCATGATCACTAAGATTGTCAATGTAAATTTCAAAAGCTACGCTGGCACAACTACCATTGGTCCTTTTCACAaa AGCTTCTCGGCAATAGTTGGTCCCAATGGTAGTGGCAAGAGTAATGTAATAGATTCTATGCTGTTTGTGTTTGGCTATCGCGCCAGCAAGATCAGATCGAAGAAGATTTCTATCTTAATACATAATTCCAGTGAATATTCAAATCTGAATAGCTGCACTGTCTCTGTACACTTTCAGAAAATCATCGATAaa gaGCTTGAAGGAGACTACGAAGTCATTCCAAACAGTGAGTTTGTTATATCTAGGACTGCATTTAAAgacaatttatcatattatgagCTTGATAAGAAGAAAGTACAATTTAAGGAAATCGCTAAGGTTCTCCGATCCCATGGAGTTGACTTGGATCACAATcggtttttaatattacaa GGTGAAGTCGAACAAATTGCATTAATGAAACCGAAAGGACAACATGAAAATGACACCGGCATGTTGGAATTTCTGGAGGACATTATCGGTACATCTCGCTATAAGGAACCTCTAGCAAAATTAGCAGATAAGATTGAAGTATTAACAGAGTGTAGACTAGAAAAATTACATCGTCTTAGAGTTGTGCAGAAGGAAAAGGAGAGTCTAGAAGAACCTATGGAAGAAGCCATGCAATACCTGAAAATAGAGAATACAATAATCAGATTACAGCATCAACTTTACCATTGTAAGAg atccGAAGCGGTGAAGGAACTTGCCGAGCATGTAGCAAAGAACGATACTTTAGACAAGGAACAGACTGCATTAATGAATGAGATGACAAATGTTCGTcagcaaaaagaagaaaagactAAGGTTATTAAGGAGAAGAGCAAGAAATGGAATGCCTTACAACAACAGAAGGATGATGCTACGGCGAAGTTCGACAAACTACGCAAGCAGGATGAGTCATTACACGCCGAACTAATTGAAACGAATAAGCGGCGAAAAGATAACATAGCAACCATGAAGacg GAAAAGAACAAAATGGAAGAACTGCTAAATGTACcagagaaaaatacaaaagacaTCGAAGAATGCGAGAAGTTGATCGAGACATACATGaccaataaagaaaaagaagagactgCGTTAACGACTTTGATGGCGGGGTTGCGAACACAGACGGAGCCGTTGCTGAATGAGCGGTCCGATTTGGAAAAGGAGCTGATATCTCTTAGGAAAAACGTGGATCAAGCGAAAGCGGCATACGATATTGCGCAATCTGAGCTGGAGCTTTATATATCGGTGGAAAAggttgaaaaagaaaagctgGAAAGTCTCCGAGAATCCGTGGAGAGGACAACAAGCACTCTTAAGGAACGGCAGAAGCAGCTGGATTTATTCGAACGGAAAATTCCTGCAACCCAAAACAGTTTGAAACAGGCACAGGATGAATTGAATGACGCAAAAAGACGCGAAGTCGAAAAAGTCGCTCAGCTAAAGAAAATGCAAATGACTTTCGAGGAAAAGCGCTCTGCTATGCAAGCTAGTACATCGCGGAATCGTATCTTGGATGCATTGATGAGAGAGAAGCGAGAGGGACGGATGCCTGGAATATTCGGAAGACTG gGCGACTTGGGTGCTATTGATGTGAAATATGATGTTGCTATATCGACAGCGTGCGGTCCTCTGGATAACATCGTCGTGGACACGGTGGACACGGCGCAGACATGCATTACATATCTGCGACAACATAACATAGGGCGCGCAACGTTTATACCATTAGAGAAACAACAGCGATTCCTGTCCAAGTGTCACAGCAAGATTCAGACACCGGAAAATGTGCATCGACTGTTCGATTTAATAAAGGTAGAGGATGAACGAGTGCTGCCGGCATTCTACTACGCTTTACATGACACTCTAGTGGCGCAGGACTTGGATCAAGCGACACGCATTGCTTATGGCAGAACGCGTTATCGCGTAGTGACGTTGAAAGGCGAGCTGATTGAATTGTCTGGTACGATGAGTGGTGGCGGACGCACAGTATTGCGAGGACGAATGGGCCAGAAGGTAGTAAGAAGCGAGCCATCGAGCACCGATATCGAGAAGCTGCAGTCACAGCTAGATGCCATATTCGAAGAGTGCAATAATCTGAGAACAAAGCAACAGCCATTGGAGCAGCAGATCCATGTGTTGACGACCGCTTTGCAAGACATGAAAATGGACAGACAAAAATTTAGTATTGAAGTACAAACGTTAAGGGAACAGGAACCGTCGTTGCAAGTACAACTTAAAGCGCAGGAAAAGAAGGCCGCCAACTCGATATCGGATCCAAAGAAAGTTGCTCAACTGCAACAGGCGTTAGATGCAGCGAAATTGCATTTGGACGAGGTCGAGGAGAGTTCCGCTTCGGTAGAAAAAGAGGTAGCGCGTATTAATAGCAAAATAGATGACATCTCTGGCAATCGAGTACGGGATCAACAAAAGAAAATCGCGCAATTGACTAAATCGATAGACAAGGCCAAGGCGGAGGTATGTCGTTTGCAGGTAGCCATCAAGACTGCTGAAAGAAATCTCAAgaagacagaaaaatatattgacacGTTGCAAAGTGATGTACATGCTTGCGAGGAGAGAttaagaaacattaaaaacgAGAAATTGGAACTCGAAGAAAGTGCCAAAGTAATTCTGAATGAGTTAAAAGAGTTGAATGAAGCATTGACCGAGCGTGATGACGCTATGTCATCCTTAAGAGACGAGTTGAACGAGCTGCAGGCAAGCGAGGACAAGATGAAGGCGGTGAAGATCGACCTGGATCAGAAACTGCACGAAAGCAGAAAGTTGTTGAAGGAACTTCAACATGTAATTCCTGAATATAATCGGAAGATAGCGGAACTAGAGTTACGATCGATTCCCCGCGAGACATTGGAGCCGCTTAAAGACTTGACTGAGGAAGAGATCGACGAATTGGACGCAAAGATAGTGGCACAAAATTTACAGAAGGCTAGAAAGAAGCTACCCGACCAGATACCTAATATGAAGATCATTGCGGATTATCAAGAAAAGGACGCGTTGTACATACGTCGCGTCGCCGAATTGGAGGAAATGACATTGACGCGCAACAAGATGCGCGAGGTGTATGAAACTGCTCGACGACGTAGAATTCAGGAGTTCCAGGACGGTTTTAGCCTGATCACCACAAAATTAAAGGAGCTGTACCAGATGATTACGTTGGGCGGCGATGCGGAGTTGGAGCTAGTAGACTCGTTGGATCCCTTTAGCGAGGGTATTGCATTCAGCGTGCGTCCGCCGAAGAAATCGTGGAAGAGCATCAGCAATCTCAGCGGTGGCGAAAAAACTCTGAGTTCATTGGCGCTGGTATTCGCCCTCCATCATTACAAGCCCACGCCGCTCTACTTTATGGATGAGATTGACGCGGCGCTcgatttcaaaaatgtttcgaTCGTTGGTAACTACATCAAAGAGCGCACGAAGAACGCGCAGTTTATCATCATCTCATTGCGTTCGAACATGTTCGAATTGGCTGACTATCTGGTGGGTATCTACAAGACGCGAAACTGTTCCAAGAGCGTGACTCTCAATTTGGGACGTTACTACGAGAACAACGGCATCGCGCCACCCACCCAGCTCACTTCCAAGACCTACGCGTCACAGGCTACGCAGAGAACGCAGGTACTCTTGACGCAATGCAGCCAGGCTGCGCGCAAGGAAAATACTGCACCCgtgaataataatcaaaataatgcaaaagaaaCACAATCGAATGAGGAGAAGGTCTTATCCACGAAGAATGATAACACGAAAGAAGTACTAAAtggagaaaataattcttcgcCACACGCGAAGAACAACAAAGCAAACGAAATTTCGCTAAATGTGGAAGAGACGTCGATCGTAAAAAACaatgatgcaaaaaaaaaaccacaaAAGGAACAGCCAGAAGTCAATGGATTGAG TCTTCCAGATTTGTCGATATGTTCGACACCACCATCTCGGCGCTCTGACAGACTCGCAAGGAAGAGTGCGAGTATAAACAAAAGCGTTAACAAGGAACCAATTAATAAGAAGCGAAAATTGAAGTGA